Genomic window (Psychromonas sp. L1A2):
ATTTTTGGATTAGGTGATCAGGATGGTTACAGTGAATGGTTTGTTGATGCAGTCGGTATGCTGCACGAAAAGTTACTACCACAACAACCCAACTTCATTGGTTACTGGCCAACTGAAGGTTATAACTTTGATGCATCTAAAGCACTCTCTGAAGACGGAGACTATTTTGTAGGATTAGCTTTAGATGAAGATACACAATATGAATTAAGTGATCAGCGAATAAGCGATTGGTGTTTGCAAATTTTAGAAGAGATGCAGGTTTTACTGTAACCCCTCTCCCCCACTTTAATACAACAAACCTTCAGGTGAAAACTTGAAGGTAAGCAATCTATTACCTCTTTCATACCACTTGTCGTTTATTACCCCATTTAAGACTTGGTTTTATAGTCTATGATTATAAAGAATATTTAAAGTCACTGTACCACGGCACAACGCCTGAAAAAGCGAATAACATTTTATAATGTTGCTGCATAAACAAATCTCTTAAAAGAACAAATTCGAATAAAACTGTAATTTAATTACAAGTCATCAAACAAGTTGATGTGAATCAACTTTTGTACATAGGCATTTGTTAAACTAAGCACTAATTCATCACGGGGTAACTTCTAAGATGCAAGTAGACAATCGCACTAACAAGCTTTTAGCTTATCAAATAACAAGCAAGCCTCAGAACATTGCTGACAATAAAATAAGCAACGCTTTTTTATCTGACTCTTATCTTGCGACCAATACAAGCCTGTTTATTGTCTTGTTATTTATGGCCTACTTTTTAAACCCTCAACAGAATACGCATTTTAACATTATTTTTTAATCACTAACGGTAAAGGTAAATCTTTATGACTAATTTAAACGAAGCATTTGTATCAGCATGGGAAGGTTTTGCAGGTGACGCTTGGAAAACTGACGTTAACGTTCGCGACTTTATACAACAAAATTACACACCATTTGATGGTGATGAAGGCTTCCTAGCGGATGCAACACCTGCAACAGATACGTTGTGGGAAAAAGTAATGGAAGGCATTAAACTAGAAAATGCAACACATGCCCCTGTTGATTTTGATACAGACGTTGTTTCTACTATTACTGCTCATGATGCAGGTTATATTAACCAAGACTTAGAAACGATTGTTGGCCTACAAACTGAAAAACCATTAAAACGTGCGCTTATCCCTAACGGTGGTATTCGTATGATCGACGGTTCTTGTAAAGTGTACGGAAAAGAATTAGACCCAACTATTCGTAAAACTTACTCTGAATACCGTAAAACACATAACCAAGGTGTATTTGATGTTTACACTGGTGACATTCTTAAATGTCGTAAATCAGGTGTATTAACAGGATTACCTGATGCATATGGTCGTGGTCGTATCATTGGTGATTACCGCCGTGTTGCTTTATACGGTATCGATTACCTAATGACTGAAAAAGCAGCTCAGCATAAAAGCTTGGAAGCTGAACTTATCGCAGGCACTTCATTAGAAGATACAATGAAGTTACGTGAAGAGATCTTCGAACAGTATCGTGCACTTGCGCAAATGAAAGAGATGGCGGCTAAATACGGTTCTGACATTTCAGGTCCTGCACAGAATGCTAAAGAAGCAATCCAATGGACTTATTTTGGTTACCTAGCAGCAATAAAATCTCAAAATGGCGCGGCAATGTCATTTGGTCGTACAGCGACGTTCTTAGACATTTACATTGAAAAAGACCTAAAAGCAGGCGTCATTACTGAAACTGAAGCACAAGAGTTAATCGATCATCTTGTAATGAAATTACGTATGGTACGTTTTCTACGTACACCTGAATATGATGACCTATTCTCTGGCGACCCAATTTGGGCAACAGAATCAATCGGTGGTATGGGTGTTGACGGTCGTACATTGGTGACTAAAAACTGTTTCCGATTCTTACATACTCAATACACTATGGGTCCTTCTCCAGAGCCAAACATTACTGTTTTATGGTCTGAAGCATTACCAATTAACTTCAAAAAATACTGTGCAAAAGTGTCTATCGATACCTCATCTATCCAGTACGAAAATGATGACTTAATGCGTACTGACTTTGATAATGATGATTACGCTATCGCTTGTTGTGTATCTCCGATGATTGTTGGTAAACAAATGCAATTCTTCGGTGCACGTGCCAACTTAGCAAAAACATTGTTGTACTCCATCAATGGTGGTGTTGATGAAAAATCTAAAATGCAAGTGGGTCCTAAAACATTACCAGCGATCACCTCTGAAATTTTAGATTATGATGAAGTTTATTCTAACCTTGATCACTTCATGGATTGGTTAGCAGAACAATACGTGACTGCACTTAACTGTATTCACTACATGCACGACAAATACAGCTACGAAGCGTCACTAATGGCACTTCATGACCGTGATGTTGAACGTACAATGGCTTGCGGTATTGCGGGTCTATCAATTGCTGCCGATTCACTAGCTGCGATTAAATACGCAAAAGTACGTCCAATTCGTGATGAAGATGGTATTGCAACAGACTTTGAAATCGAAGGTGATTACCCTAAATTTGGTAATAACGATTCACGTGTTGATGATATTGCTTGTGAGCTTGTTGAAACGTTCATGAAAAAAATCAAATCACGTCCAATGTATCGTAATGCACGTGCAACACAGTCAATTCTTACTATTACATCTAACGTTGTATATGGTAAGAAAACAGGTAACACACCTGACGGCCGTCGCTCTGGTGCGCCTTTTGCTCCAGGTGCAAACCCAATGCACGGACGTGATGAGAAAGGTGCTGTAGCATCACTAACATCGGTATCTAAACTACCGTTTGCTTATGCTCAGGATGGTATTTCTTATACTTTCTCAATCGTACCAAACGCATTAGGTAAAACGGACGATTCACAAAAATCTAATCTTGCTGGTTTAATGGATGGTTACTTTAAGCACACACCTGAAATTGAAGGTGGTCAACACTTAAACGTAAACGTAATGAACCGTGAGATGCTATTAGATGCAATGGAATATCCTGATAAATATCCTCAGTTAACCATTCGTGTATCAGGTTATGCAGTGCGATTTAATTCATTAACTGCAGAACAAAAACAAGATGTGATCACGCGTACTTTTACAGCTAAACTGTAAGAGTCACGATAAAAAGATTAACTTTTGGTTAGCCTGCTATAATTGAAAAAGGTTTCATTCTTCGGAATGAAACCTTTATTTTTATCAACCAGTTTCTTTTTATTAAAACAACAGTATTTATCTATATTAACTTTGAATTCATTCGATGATAAACAACAAGAGTTAATACAAATAATTATATTCATGAGGTTATAAAATGTTAGTCACTGGACGAGTACACTCGGTAGAAACCTGCGGCACCGTTGATGGGCCAGGGATCCGCTTTATCATTTTCTTGCAGGGATGTTTAATGCGTTGTCAGTATTGCCATAACCGTGATACCTGGGATACAGAGGCGGGTAAAGAGATGACCGTTGAAGAACTAATGAAAGAGCTGCTTCAATATCGTCATTATATGGAAGCATCTGGCGGTGGTATTACTATTTCAGGCGGCGAAGCGATGCTTCAACCTGAATTTGTTTTAGCCATGTTTAAAGCATGCCGTTTAGAAGGTATCCACACTTGTTTAGACACTAACGGCTTTGTTCGTAAAATAGATGAGACTACAAAAGAAATTCTTAATCACACTGATTTAGTCTTATTAGATATTAAGCAAATGGATAATAAAAAACATATCGATTTAACCCATGTTAGTAATAAATACACGTTAGAGTTTGCTAAATATTTAGCCGAACACGATCAAGCGGTATATCTACGCTATGTTGTCGTGCCTGGGATTACAGATAGCTTGAAAGATGCACATTCGCTGGGTCAATTTATTCAACCGATGAAAAATATAGAAAAAATCGAAATGTTGCCTTACCACGAGTTAGGTAGACATAAATGGATTGAAATGGGCGAAATTTATCCTTTAGAAGGCGTGCATGCCCCCACCAGAGAAACAATGGTTGCCGTACAAGATGTACTCTTACAATATCATAACAGTGTTATTTTTTAGCTTTTAAGTTTAATTACAACTTAAGGTTTATCTTAGATAAAACATTATTTATGACTGGTATTTTTTAACTCCTCGTCATAAATAGTCGTAATTCCTGATTAAGGCAGTGTAAACTGTCTTTCTCTTGATACTCACTTTCTATTTTAAAGCAGTAAACTCTATGACGCCTTTCATTTGTCCGCTATGCCAAAGCACATTCACGCAAACTAATAACACTCAAATTTGCCAAAATAATCATCACTTTGATATTGCAAAAGAAGGTTATCTTAATTTATTACCTGTACAGTCTAAAAGCTCTAAAAACCCAGGTGATAATCAAGAGATGATGATGGCAAGACGTGCTTTTCTGAATACTAGCGGTTACTTACCACTCGCGGAAAAAGTAGCGCAAATAAGCCAGCAATATTTGGAGGGTGTGGAAAACGCGCAAATTTTAGATTTAGGCTGTGGCGAAGGTTATTACACGGATATTATTCATCAACGACTTCCACAACATAATATCTGTGGCATTGATATATCTAAAGTGGCTATCCGTTACGCCGCTAAACGCTATAAAAAGATCCACTTTTGTGTCGCTAGTGCTTATCAAGTCCCGCTTATAGATGAAAGTGTTGATCTAATGACGCGTATTTACGCACCTTCAAAAGCACAAGAGTTATTACGCTTAATAAACAAAAAAGGGTATTTAATAACAGTGACCCCTGCCCCACGGCATCTGTATCAATTACGTGAAGCGATTTACGATAATGTGAATGACCATGCTCAAGAGAATGAAGCAGTAACAGGTTTTACAAAAATAGAACAAATAGGGCTAAATTATGAGTTAATGATTGACCAGACTCAGCAATTAAAAAACCTGATCAACATGACCCCCTTTGCTTGGAAGTTTACGCCTGAGAAGCTAGCGGATTTGCTTAGCTTATCTCAATGGAAAATAGAATGTGATTTCAATATTGAAGTCTTTCAAAAAGATTAAATCAATTCATTATTATATAAAAAGTTATCTCCTCCTTTTCTAAACCCTTTATTTAACAATTTAGCAAGATCGATAAACCGAGGTTTATCGATCATCACATGTAATCCAGGTTGCTTACCATTTAATACCCCTGCTATTTCAATATACCAAGTAAACAATTGTGGTGAGAGTATTTGTTGAGAACGCTTACCTAACCATAAAAGACAATGCACTGGTAAACCAATCAAAAATAAAATAAAAGTAGCCGTACTTGCCCAAGAAAAATAAAGAGGGAAAATAATATAAAGAGAAGCGACTAATACAATAAAAAGCGGGAAAATTTTAATCAGCAATTGTGTATAGCAAATCATTTTACTATCAATAAATAACGAGTATAGGCAGTTTTGTTTAGGCCATGTTTTTAAATATTGATCGCCTTTTTTTAATAAATCAAAAAACGTAAACAATTAAATTCTCCTCTAAAAACTTCAATAAATAGACACACAAATCATAGTCAGTTTAATACAAAAAATATATTTGTCTTAAACTTGATTTGAAATAACTTTTTATTCAATTGTCATTTGTAATTTTATTACATAAATGTAAGATAAAAACTATAATTTAATGTGCGTAATGTAACTAAGCAACATAAATAAGCCAAAGTAACTCAATCAAATTAACTAGATAAAAGTAACTAGGCAAAGCAAAGAAGCATTACTTAAATTGTCTCTAATTATTATACCTTAGCTTAATATCGAACATTGCTTTGATATTTTTGTTTATTTTTTACTGACTGGAATCTTTCATGAGCAATAAATTAGTCCTTGTACTCAACTGTGGTAGTTCTTCACTTAAGTTCGCTGTAATCGACGCAAATAATGGCGATGAAGTAATCAGTGGTTTAGCTGAATGTTTCAACCTTCCTGATGCACGCATCAAATGGAAATTCAACGAAAAAAAAGAATCAACAAGTCTTCCAGAATATAGTGCTCACTCAGCAGCAATTACTTTTATTGTGGAAGAGATAATCAAAAAAATTGACGGTCTTGAATCTCAGTTTATTGCGGTAGGGCATCGTATTGTTCATGGGGGAGAAAAGTTCACTGAGTCAGTGATTATTGATGAAGCTGTTTTAGAAGGTATTGAACAATGCTCATCACTTGCACCACTTCACAATCCCGCACATGTTTTAGGTATTAAAGCCGCG
Coding sequences:
- the fldB gene encoding flavodoxin FldB, which produces MKIGLFYGSSTCYTEIAAEKIQAELGESLVDLFNIKDDGLSKINDYDIVILGISTWDFGELQEDWGKLWDQIDGLSVSGKIVAIFGLGDQDGYSEWFVDAVGMLHEKLLPQQPNFIGYWPTEGYNFDASKALSEDGDYFVGLALDEDTQYELSDQRISDWCLQILEEMQVLL
- the pflB gene encoding formate C-acetyltransferase is translated as MTNLNEAFVSAWEGFAGDAWKTDVNVRDFIQQNYTPFDGDEGFLADATPATDTLWEKVMEGIKLENATHAPVDFDTDVVSTITAHDAGYINQDLETIVGLQTEKPLKRALIPNGGIRMIDGSCKVYGKELDPTIRKTYSEYRKTHNQGVFDVYTGDILKCRKSGVLTGLPDAYGRGRIIGDYRRVALYGIDYLMTEKAAQHKSLEAELIAGTSLEDTMKLREEIFEQYRALAQMKEMAAKYGSDISGPAQNAKEAIQWTYFGYLAAIKSQNGAAMSFGRTATFLDIYIEKDLKAGVITETEAQELIDHLVMKLRMVRFLRTPEYDDLFSGDPIWATESIGGMGVDGRTLVTKNCFRFLHTQYTMGPSPEPNITVLWSEALPINFKKYCAKVSIDTSSIQYENDDLMRTDFDNDDYAIACCVSPMIVGKQMQFFGARANLAKTLLYSINGGVDEKSKMQVGPKTLPAITSEILDYDEVYSNLDHFMDWLAEQYVTALNCIHYMHDKYSYEASLMALHDRDVERTMACGIAGLSIAADSLAAIKYAKVRPIRDEDGIATDFEIEGDYPKFGNNDSRVDDIACELVETFMKKIKSRPMYRNARATQSILTITSNVVYGKKTGNTPDGRRSGAPFAPGANPMHGRDEKGAVASLTSVSKLPFAYAQDGISYTFSIVPNALGKTDDSQKSNLAGLMDGYFKHTPEIEGGQHLNVNVMNREMLLDAMEYPDKYPQLTIRVSGYAVRFNSLTAEQKQDVITRTFTAKL
- the pflA gene encoding pyruvate formate lyase 1-activating protein, which gives rise to MLVTGRVHSVETCGTVDGPGIRFIIFLQGCLMRCQYCHNRDTWDTEAGKEMTVEELMKELLQYRHYMEASGGGITISGGEAMLQPEFVLAMFKACRLEGIHTCLDTNGFVRKIDETTKEILNHTDLVLLDIKQMDNKKHIDLTHVSNKYTLEFAKYLAEHDQAVYLRYVVVPGITDSLKDAHSLGQFIQPMKNIEKIEMLPYHELGRHKWIEMGEIYPLEGVHAPTRETMVAVQDVLLQYHNSVIF
- the rlmA gene encoding 23S rRNA (guanine(745)-N(1))-methyltransferase encodes the protein MTPFICPLCQSTFTQTNNTQICQNNHHFDIAKEGYLNLLPVQSKSSKNPGDNQEMMMARRAFLNTSGYLPLAEKVAQISQQYLEGVENAQILDLGCGEGYYTDIIHQRLPQHNICGIDISKVAIRYAAKRYKKIHFCVASAYQVPLIDESVDLMTRIYAPSKAQELLRLINKKGYLITVTPAPRHLYQLREAIYDNVNDHAQENEAVTGFTKIEQIGLNYELMIDQTQQLKNLINMTPFAWKFTPEKLADLLSLSQWKIECDFNIEVFQKD
- the yfbV gene encoding terminus macrodomain insulation protein YfbV; translated protein: MFTFFDLLKKGDQYLKTWPKQNCLYSLFIDSKMICYTQLLIKIFPLFIVLVASLYIIFPLYFSWASTATFILFLIGLPVHCLLWLGKRSQQILSPQLFTWYIEIAGVLNGKQPGLHVMIDKPRFIDLAKLLNKGFRKGGDNFLYNNELI